The genomic stretch GAGAATAGCCAGTTAGATATAGTGGGAATCAATGATACCTCTGATCCCAAGACAAATGCCCATCTGCTCAAATACGACTCAATGTTGGGCAAACTTGATGCAGATATCAGTTGTGATCAAAATTCAATAACAGCTAATGGAAAAACTGTCAAGTGTGTATCCGACCGGAACCCCTTGAACTTGCCCTGGGACTCTTGGGGTGTTGACCTAGTTATCGAAGCTACTGGTGTCTTCCGAGATCAGGATGGAGCTGGCAAGCATATAGCTGCTGGTGCTAAGAAAGTGCTAATCACTGCTCCTGGCAAAGGAGACGTCCCCACCTATGTCATGGGTGTTAATCACGAAGACTACATCCACGAAGGAACTGACGTGATTAGCAATGCTAGCTGTACTACTAACTGTCTAGCTCCCTTTGCCAAAGTACTGCATCAACAGTTTGGCATTATCAAAGGAACAATGACCACAACCCACAGCTACACTGGGGACCAGCGGCTTCTTGATGCGAGTCACCGGGATGTACGTCGGGCTCGGGCAGCAGCGCTCAACATTGTCCCTACCTCTACTGGTGCGGCCAAAGCGGTAGCCCTAGTGATTCCCGAACTGAAAGGGAAACTCAACGGTATTGCTCTGCGGGTGCCAACTCCCAATGTGTCTATCGTTGACTTGGTAGTTCAAGTCGAGAAAAGTACCATTGCTGAGCAGGTCAATCAAGTCCTCAAAGAAGCAGCTGAAGGCCCACTCAACGGAATTTTGGCTTACGGTGACGAACCTCTTGTTTCCTGTGATTACAGGGGTCATGATGCTTCGTCAATTGTGGATTCTAGCTTAACTATGGTCATGGGTGGCGATATGGTTAAGGTAGTTGCCTGGTATGACAATGAGTGGGGCTACTCTCAGCGGGTTGTAGATTTGGCTGAGTTAGTTGCCCAAAAATGGTCGAATTAGTTGTTAGAGGTTAGTTTGTAAAGCAGGAGTTTGGGGAAGAGTGTTGATTCGTTAGGGTTCATAGTTGATTGAACCAATACGTTGAACCTATTCCCCTCTCTCGCTCTAACTTATTAGATTTTGAAACAGCCCTGCT from Moorena sp. SIOASIH encodes the following:
- a CDS encoding type I glyceraldehyde-3-phosphate dehydrogenase — encoded protein: MIRVAINGFGRIGRNFMRCWLTRENSQLDIVGINDTSDPKTNAHLLKYDSMLGKLDADISCDQNSITANGKTVKCVSDRNPLNLPWDSWGVDLVIEATGVFRDQDGAGKHIAAGAKKVLITAPGKGDVPTYVMGVNHEDYIHEGTDVISNASCTTNCLAPFAKVLHQQFGIIKGTMTTTHSYTGDQRLLDASHRDVRRARAAALNIVPTSTGAAKAVALVIPELKGKLNGIALRVPTPNVSIVDLVVQVEKSTIAEQVNQVLKEAAEGPLNGILAYGDEPLVSCDYRGHDASSIVDSSLTMVMGGDMVKVVAWYDNEWGYSQRVVDLAELVAQKWSN